The segment CAAATACGTCAAGGCGGGCCGATTGCTCGACCTGGCCCACCAATTACGATAGTCTTCGTCACGTTATTGAACTTGGCATCAACAGGCAGCAAGGGCTGGTCCAGTAGTTGCATAGTGGTCCCTGGTCGCTGGGCTGCGAAATTGGCGGTATTCGCCTGCATAGTGGGAAGCCACTGTCAAGAGGTTGCATGAAAAAGCGAAACGATAATCGGCCAAGTGATGCTGAAAATGCCCAGTGGGCGGGCACACAGGCATGCACCGGCCAATGTGGCCGGTAATTGAGTAGGGCCGGATTCATGCTGGATTACTCAACACTGGAAACCCTACGAACCCATCACCCAGCCTGGCGGCTGTTGGCGTCGCCACATGCACCGCTGGTTGGTAGCTTTCTGCAACGGGTGTTTGTGTTACCCAATGTGCGGGCCATGGCACAGGCCGATCTGGCCGAAGTGCTTGAGGACGAATTGTTTGCACTGCGCGAACGGCTGGGAGCGGATGCTTTCCCAAAATCGGCGCTGGAATATCTGAATGACTGGGCCGCGCCGGATAAGGGGTGGTTGCGCAAATACTACCGACAAGGGTCGGATGAGCCACAATTCGACCTGACACCGGCTACCGAAAAGGCCATTGCCTGGTTGACGACGCTGGCGGAGCGCAGCTTCGTGGGTACCGAATCCCGTCTGCTGACCTTGTTTGATCTGTTGCGGCAGATGAGTGAGGGCAGCGAAACTGACCCGGCCCTACGCATGGCAGAACTTCAGAAACGACGTGACGAGATCGATGCCGACATGGCACGCCTGGCGGCAGGGGATCTGGTCGTGCTGGACGATACGGCGCTGAAGGACCGTTTTCAGCAATTCAACCAATTGGCGCGCGAATTGCTGATGGATTTCCGGGAAGTGGAACACAACTTTCGCCAGCTGGACCGCCGAGTGCGCGAGCGCATTGCATTGTGGGAAGGCGCCAAAGGGGCGCTGCTGGAAGAAATCATGGGCGAGCGTGATGCCATCGCTGACTCGGATCAGGGGCGCAGCTTTCGGGCATTTTGGGACTTTCTGATGTCAAGCCGGCGGCAGGAGGAGTTGTCCGAGTTACTGGAGCGGGTGCTGGCGTTGCCGCCTGTGGTGGAATTGAAACCTGATGTGCGCACCCGGCGAGTGCATTACGATTGGCTGGAAGCGGGTGAACACACACAGCGCATGGTTGCACAGTTGTCACAACAATTACGGCGCTTTCTGGACGACCAGGCATGGCTGGAAAACCGACGTATCATGGATATCCTGCGCAGTATCGAATCGCGTGCTCTGGCGCTACGTGGCGTATCGCCACAAGGTGAACTGATGCAGATCGATGACTTTGCAGCCGACATCGAGCTGCCAATGGAACGACCTTTACACACCCCGGCACATAAGTCGTTGATTGCAGCGGTGACGCTGGAATCAGGGGAAGTTGAGGACGTGGATGCCGGCGTATTGTTTTCGCAGGTGGTGGTGGATCGTGTCCAATTGGCTCGCCATGTGCGCCAAGCATTACAGACCCGGTCGCAAGTGACACTTGCCGAGCTGACGACACAATTTCCGTTGCAACAGGGGGTGGCAGAACTGGTCGCCTATCTACAACTGGGGAGTGATGCATTCAAGGCCATGGTGGATGAAACGGTGACCGATACCATCGATTGGCAGATTGTTGAAACGGATGGCAGCCACACGGTGCGTCGCGCCCGGCTGCCCCGCATGATTTTTGTGAGATAGGGATGGATGAGTCACAAATGCCGGCAAACGGTGCGGATTTGTCAGTGTTGACAATCACGCTGCTTAAAGGGGTGCTGTACCGCGAAGGGGACGAACGACTGTGGGGCGCGCTGCTTAATCTGCAGGCACGGGTGCGTGACTATATACAAGTGTTGGGCCTGGAACTGGTGCTGGATGAGGTGGAAGGCTACGCCTTCCTTCGGGCTCGACCCGAGCTTGAGGAAGCGGCGACCAAGTTGCCGCGCTTGATGGTACGACGGCCATTGTCGTTTCCGGTCAGTCTGTTGCTGGCCTTGTTACGCAAGAAAATGGCAGAGTTCGATGCCGGTGGCAACGACACCCGGCTGGTACTGTCTCGTGACGAGATTGTCGAATTGATCCGAGTCTTTTTGCCCGATAGCAGTAACGAAGCGCGACTGATTGACCAGATCGAAACCCATCTGAACAAGGTGGTGGAACTTGGCTTTCTGCGCCGTTTGAAGGTCACCAATGGCCCAGCCGGTTACGAAGTGCGGCGGATACTCAAAGCGTTTATCGATGCCCAATGGTTGGCCGAGTTCGACGGCAGGCTCGCCGCCTATCAGCTACAGCTGGCAGGTCGCGAAGGAGCTGGCGATGAATGACCCAAGCCTGACTGGTCTCGATGTTGTCACCGACGATGCACTGGCGGGCTTCCGCCTGACGCGGTTGGAAGTCTACAACTGGGGCACCTTCGACGGCCGGGTGTGGACATTGACACTGGATGGCCGAAATGGCCTCCTGACCGGCGACATCGGCTCGGGCAAGTCCACCCTGGTCGATGCGATCACCACGCTGCTGGTCCCGGCCAACCGTGTTGCTTACAACAAGGCAGCCGGGGCGGACAGCAAGGAACGCACGCTGCGTTCGTACGTACTGGGGCATTACAAATCCGAACGTAACGAGGTGACCGGTACGGCCAAACCAGTCAGTCTGCGCGATACCAATCAATATTCGGTCATTCTTGGCGTGTTCCACAATGCAGGTTACAACCAGACGATCACTGTGGCGCAGGTATTCTGGCTGAAAGACCCCCAAGGCCAGCCCGCACGCTTCTTTGTGGGGGCGGAACGTGACTTGTCGATTGCTGGTGATTTCACCCAGTTTGGCACTGACATTGCTCAGTTGCGTAAACGGCTGCGAAAACTGGGGGCGCATGTCGACGATAGCTTCAAAGAGTACTGTGCCTGGTTCAAGCGCCGTTTCGGCATTGATAATGATCAGGCGTTGGAACTGTTTCACCAGACGGTGTCGATGAAGTCAGTGGGGAATCTGACCGATTTCGTGCGTAGTCACATGTTGGAGCCCTTCGATGTGGCGCCGCGTATCTCGGCACTGATCACCCATTTCGACGATCTGAACCGTGCTCATGAAGCCGTGCTGAGGGCCAAACATCAAGTTGTGCTGTTGACCCCGCTGGTGGCCGATTGCCAACGCCATGAAACCATGGTGACGCAGATTGATGAGCTGCGCTGTTGCCGAGACGCACTGAAAGCCTATTTCGGCCGCCTCAAACTGGGTTTGCTGACGCAGCGGATGGCCGCGCTGCAAGCGGAATGGGACAAGCTGGATGCGTTGGTGTCGCGACTGAATGAGCGCCGGGATCAGCAACGTAGCCAGATCGACGAACTGAAGCAAGCCGTGGCAAACAATGGCGGTGACCGCCTGGCCCGGTTAGCAGCTGAGATCAACAAGCTGGAAACGTTGCGTAACGCCCGCCAGGCAAAGGCCGAACGTTATGCGGCCCTCACGACCAACCTTGGAGAGCCGGCGGCAACGGATCAAGTGTCATTTTTGGCGCAACGGGCACAGTTTGTTGCCATGCAGGAAACCTTGGCCAGCCAGGACGCCGATCTGCAGAATACCTTGACCGAGAACATGGTCACCTTGCGGCAAGGCCGTCAGGCTCACGCGGAACTGTCTGCTGAAATTGACAGCCTGAAGCGGCGGCGAAGCAATATCGACGATCAGCAGATCCGTATCCGTGCTGCCTTGTGTGCGGCGTTGGGGATTACTGAAGTGGCAATGCCATTTGCAGGCGAGCTACTGCAACTGCGGGACGACGAGCGCGACTGGGAAGGTGCCGCAGAACGCCTGTTGCGTAGCTTCGGCCTGTCGCTATTGGTCCCGGACGAGCATTATGCGGCTGTCGCGGATTGGGTGGATCGTAGTCATCTGAAAGCCCGGTTGGTGTATTTCCGGGTGCGGGCGATACGTGGCAGTGAGTTGCCAATGTTGCACCGTGATTCGTTGGTGCACAAGCTGATCATCAAGCCCGACTCACCGTTCTATGACTGGCTGGAACGCGAACTGGCGCATCGCTTCGATGTGGCCTGCTGTACTACGCCGGATCAATTCCGGCGCGAGGCGCGTGCCATGACCCAGGCCGGACAGATCAAAGATCCGTCGGGGCGGCACGAGAAAGATGACCGGCACCTGATTACTGATCGCAGCCGCTATGTGCTGGGTTGGACCAACGCAGCCAAGATCGATGCCATGTCCGCCAAGTGCTGTCAGATGGAAGCGATGTTGGCAGGTACGGCCAGCCGCATCAGCCAGATACAGGCCAAACGGAATGCTTTGACTGAACGCTTGACCAGTTTGGCCCGCCTGCAGGAATTCATTGATTTCAATGAGCTGAACTGGACGGTGCTGACCAGCGAGATTGCCGCGTTGACCGATGAGTTGCGTCAGCTGGAAACGGCATCTGACGTATTGACGCAGTTGACCAGCCGGCTTCATGCGGTTCAGGAAGGGTTGGCGCAGACTGAATCGACACTGGACGTGGCGCGAGACAAGCGATCCAGGCTTGCGCAACGGCGCAGCGATGCCGATGTGCTGAAAGCCAAAACACATACCTTGTTGGCCGGTGAAGCCGACAGCAGTGCGCTGACCGACAAATTGCAGCCCATGCGGGCAGAGGCGTTGGGTGAACATCATCTGACGGTCGAATCCTGCGATGGCCGTGAGCAGGAGGTACGTGACTGGCTGCAAAAGCGCATTGATGCAGAGTCACAAAAACTGCAGCGGCTGCGAGATCGGATCATTCAGGCGATGATGGCCTTCAAGGAGCATTTCAAGCTGGAATCGGCCGAGTTTGACGCCAGCATCGATGCTGCCTTTGAGTACCAGAACCTGCTGATGCAATTGGGTCGTGACGATTTGCCACGTTTTGAAGCCCGTTTCAAGGAGCTGCTCAACGTCAATACCATCAACGAGATCGCCAACTTCAACGCGCAGTTGGCTCGGGAGCGGGAAACCATCAAGGAACGGATCGCCCGCATCAACGAATCGTTGACGCAGATTGATTACAATCCGGGGCGTTACATCGAACTGGCTCTACAGGTGACGCAGGATGCCGATATCCGAGATTTTCAGGGTGAACTGCGTGCCTGTACCGAAGGTACATTGACTGGATCGGACGATAATCAGTATTCCGAAGCCAAGTTTCTGCAGGTGAAAGCCATCATCGATCGCTTTCGTGGCCGTGATGGGTTGTCGGATCAAGATCGGCGTTGGACGGCAAAGGTCACCGATGTCCGCAACTGGTTTGTATTTGCCGCCAGTGAGCGATGGCGGACGGATGATACTGAATATGAGCATTATTCGGATTCCGGCGGCAAATCGGGTGGGCAGAAAGAAAAGTTGGCCTATACCATCCTGGCTGCTAGCCTCGCCTATCAGTTTGGGTTGGAGTGGGGGGCGGTACGCTCGCGTTCATTCCGATTTGTGGTGATCGATGAGGCATTTGGCCGTGGTTCGGATGAATCGGCCCAATATGGCCTGCGCCTATTCGCCAAGCTCAATCTACAGTTGTTGATCGTGACTCCACTGCAAAAAATCCACATCATCGAGCCGTTCGTATCCCATGTGGGCTTTGTGCATAACGAGTATGGGCGGGCTTCCAAGTTGCGCAATCTGTCCATTGAGGCCTATCAGGACGAGAAGGCGAGGCTGCTGCAATGAGTTGGACGCAACCGGCCGATCTCTGTGCGCAAGTACAGCGATGGTGGGATCGTGGTGAGCTGCTTGCAGCCCTGGTTACGGGGGAGGCGTTGTATCCTCGACGCCTGGTGCTAAAAACGCCGAATTCTGCGGACTTGTCTGATCACTTTGAGGCTGTACGCAACTGGATCGCCGCCTTGCGTACCCTGACCTGGTGCCGTATTGAATGGCGTCAAGTGTCGCACAGGGTGCTGGGTAGCAATGCCGTGCCGCAGACTGCCTGGGTCGATGATTTGAATGCCGCACTGGGCGCGATCGGCCGCAAGCAGGAGGCGGGGCAGTTTACCGCACTGCTTACCCTGACTCGGCAACACCAGCCCAGTTTGCTGCCGTGGCTTGCCAAACGACCGTTACGGGCGCTGGAACTGGCTGAGGCGTGGCCGTGTTTGTTGTCGATCGTTGGCTGGCTGCAAGCCCATCCCCGGCCTGGTATCTATTTGCGGCAGGTTGATCTGCCAGGGGTGGACAGCAAGTTCATCGAAACCCATCGTAGCGTGCTGTCGGAATGGCTGGATCTGGCGTTGCCGTCCATATCGGTGGAGGCAGGTTGTACCGGCGTGGCACAGTTTGCGGCACGCTATGGATTTCGCGACAAACCGGCACGGGTTCGCTTTCGCCCCCTGGATGATGGGTTGATCATGTTACCTGGCGCGACCCGGCCAGATATCACGCTGGATGCGGACAGTTTCGCAGCGTTGGATTTACCGGTAAGGCGGGTGTTCATTACTGAAAACGAAATCAATTTTCTGGCTTTTCCCGATATGCCGGGCAGCTTGGTTATCTTCGGTGCAGGATACGGTTGGGACGCGCATGCTGGAGCCAAGTGGTTGAACCGGTGCACTGTGCATTACTGGGGTGACATCGACACCCACGGTTTTGCCATTTTGGATCAGTTACGCAGTCGCTTTGCCCATGTCGAATCGTTGTTGATGGATGGCGCCACGCTGCATGCGCATCAATCGGCCTGGGGCAAGGAGCCCAACCCGGTACGGCATGATTTGCCCAGGCTGACGGATCAGGAGAAAGTGATCTACGACCAGCTGCGTGACAACGATATTCAGGTAGATCTGCGGCTGGAACAGGAAAAGGTGGGGTTTGCCTGGCTACAAACTGCACTGGGTAAGCTATAGAGCATGTTGGCCCGCTATGGCCGTGTCATGTGACGTCTGCTATGCTGCAACGCAGCTCAATTCCCCAGCAAAATTGGACGTTTCCTATCATGGCTTCCATTCTTCTATTACATGCTACCGCCGGGGCTGGCCACACGCGTGCTGCACAGGCTGTGGCGGCTGCATTGCTGGCAAATGACCAGACCGATGTCCAGGTGACTGATATTCTGGCCTGCACCAGTTCCCTGTTCCGCAAGATGTATGTGAAGTCCTACATCGATCTGGTGCAGCATGCGCCCAGGTTGTGGGGGTATCTATACGAAAAGCACGACAAAATGCGAGCGGCAGACAGCAAGACTGCGCGTACACGGTTGTTGTTCGACAAGGCGAACAGCCGTCGCTTCAAGGACTTGCTGACAGAAACGAACCCCAAGGTGATTCTGTGTACACATTTTCTGCCATTGGAACTGCTATCCGATCGTAAGCAGCGTGGCAAGCTGACCACGCCGGTGCATGCGGTGATCACCGATGTCAGCCCACATGCATTCTGGGTTTATCCGCATATCGATCATTATCATGTTGCCAATGCAGCCAGTGCCCGCGAGTTGGAATGCAAAGGGATTCCACCAGAACGTATCAGCGTGACAGGTATTCCGGTTGATCCGATCTTTGCGCAGCAGACGTCGGCCCCGCAGATGCGTGCCCAATTGGGTTTGCCGGAGCGGCCAACCGTGCTGTTGCTGTCTGGTGGGTTTGGGGTGGGGCCGTTGCTGGACATGTTGAACTCGTTTGAAGGTGAGGACTGCGGCCTGAGCCTGGTGGTGGTTGCCGGCCGCAATGCCGAACTTGAAGCGGCTTGTCATGAACGAGCGCAAACGTTGAAGACGCCCGTAACAGTCCATGGCTTCGTCAACAATATCCATGAGCTGATGGATGCGGCCGACCTGGTGGTGACCAAGCCCGGTGGGCTGACCACCAACGAAATCCTGGCAAAGGGCAAGCCAATGGCCTTGGTGGCGCCGATCCCAGGCCAGGAACAACGCAACTGTGAACACCTGCTGGAGGAAGGCGCGGCTGTGCGGCTGTATGATGTAGCCGATGCACGCTGGTTCTTCACCCAGTTGTTCAGTAACGCTGAAAAACTGGCCAGCATGCAGCATCACGCTCGTCGTGTTGCCCG is part of the Chitinivorax sp. B genome and harbors:
- a CDS encoding ATP-binding protein; the protein is MNDPSLTGLDVVTDDALAGFRLTRLEVYNWGTFDGRVWTLTLDGRNGLLTGDIGSGKSTLVDAITTLLVPANRVAYNKAAGADSKERTLRSYVLGHYKSERNEVTGTAKPVSLRDTNQYSVILGVFHNAGYNQTITVAQVFWLKDPQGQPARFFVGAERDLSIAGDFTQFGTDIAQLRKRLRKLGAHVDDSFKEYCAWFKRRFGIDNDQALELFHQTVSMKSVGNLTDFVRSHMLEPFDVAPRISALITHFDDLNRAHEAVLRAKHQVVLLTPLVADCQRHETMVTQIDELRCCRDALKAYFGRLKLGLLTQRMAALQAEWDKLDALVSRLNERRDQQRSQIDELKQAVANNGGDRLARLAAEINKLETLRNARQAKAERYAALTTNLGEPAATDQVSFLAQRAQFVAMQETLASQDADLQNTLTENMVTLRQGRQAHAELSAEIDSLKRRRSNIDDQQIRIRAALCAALGITEVAMPFAGELLQLRDDERDWEGAAERLLRSFGLSLLVPDEHYAAVADWVDRSHLKARLVYFRVRAIRGSELPMLHRDSLVHKLIIKPDSPFYDWLERELAHRFDVACCTTPDQFRREARAMTQAGQIKDPSGRHEKDDRHLITDRSRYVLGWTNAAKIDAMSAKCCQMEAMLAGTASRISQIQAKRNALTERLTSLARLQEFIDFNELNWTVLTSEIAALTDELRQLETASDVLTQLTSRLHAVQEGLAQTESTLDVARDKRSRLAQRRSDADVLKAKTHTLLAGEADSSALTDKLQPMRAEALGEHHLTVESCDGREQEVRDWLQKRIDAESQKLQRLRDRIIQAMMAFKEHFKLESAEFDASIDAAFEYQNLLMQLGRDDLPRFEARFKELLNVNTINEIANFNAQLARERETIKERIARINESLTQIDYNPGRYIELALQVTQDADIRDFQGELRACTEGTLTGSDDNQYSEAKFLQVKAIIDRFRGRDGLSDQDRRWTAKVTDVRNWFVFAASERWRTDDTEYEHYSDSGGKSGGQKEKLAYTILAASLAYQFGLEWGAVRSRSFRFVVIDEAFGRGSDESAQYGLRLFAKLNLQLLIVTPLQKIHIIEPFVSHVGFVHNEYGRASKLRNLSIEAYQDEKARLLQ
- a CDS encoding DUF4194 domain-containing protein, which encodes MPANGADLSVLTITLLKGVLYREGDERLWGALLNLQARVRDYIQVLGLELVLDEVEGYAFLRARPELEEAATKLPRLMVRRPLSFPVSLLLALLRKKMAEFDAGGNDTRLVLSRDEIVELIRVFLPDSSNEARLIDQIETHLNKVVELGFLRRLKVTNGPAGYEVRRILKAFIDAQWLAEFDGRLAAYQLQLAGREGAGDE
- a CDS encoding glycosyltransferase, which produces MASILLLHATAGAGHTRAAQAVAAALLANDQTDVQVTDILACTSSLFRKMYVKSYIDLVQHAPRLWGYLYEKHDKMRAADSKTARTRLLFDKANSRRFKDLLTETNPKVILCTHFLPLELLSDRKQRGKLTTPVHAVITDVSPHAFWVYPHIDHYHVANAASARELECKGIPPERISVTGIPVDPIFAQQTSAPQMRAQLGLPERPTVLLLSGGFGVGPLLDMLNSFEGEDCGLSLVVVAGRNAELEAACHERAQTLKTPVTVHGFVNNIHELMDAADLVVTKPGGLTTNEILAKGKPMALVAPIPGQEQRNCEHLLEEGAAVRLYDVADARWFFTQLFSNAEKLASMQHHARRVARPQAAMHIADHLLQQLVDG
- a CDS encoding DUF3375 domain-containing protein; this translates as MLDYSTLETLRTHHPAWRLLASPHAPLVGSFLQRVFVLPNVRAMAQADLAEVLEDELFALRERLGADAFPKSALEYLNDWAAPDKGWLRKYYRQGSDEPQFDLTPATEKAIAWLTTLAERSFVGTESRLLTLFDLLRQMSEGSETDPALRMAELQKRRDEIDADMARLAAGDLVVLDDTALKDRFQQFNQLARELLMDFREVEHNFRQLDRRVRERIALWEGAKGALLEEIMGERDAIADSDQGRSFRAFWDFLMSSRRQEELSELLERVLALPPVVELKPDVRTRRVHYDWLEAGEHTQRMVAQLSQQLRRFLDDQAWLENRRIMDILRSIESRALALRGVSPQGELMQIDDFAADIELPMERPLHTPAHKSLIAAVTLESGEVEDVDAGVLFSQVVVDRVQLARHVRQALQTRSQVTLAELTTQFPLQQGVAELVAYLQLGSDAFKAMVDETVTDTIDWQIVETDGSHTVRRARLPRMIFVR
- a CDS encoding Wadjet anti-phage system protein JetD domain-containing protein — protein: MSWTQPADLCAQVQRWWDRGELLAALVTGEALYPRRLVLKTPNSADLSDHFEAVRNWIAALRTLTWCRIEWRQVSHRVLGSNAVPQTAWVDDLNAALGAIGRKQEAGQFTALLTLTRQHQPSLLPWLAKRPLRALELAEAWPCLLSIVGWLQAHPRPGIYLRQVDLPGVDSKFIETHRSVLSEWLDLALPSISVEAGCTGVAQFAARYGFRDKPARVRFRPLDDGLIMLPGATRPDITLDADSFAALDLPVRRVFITENEINFLAFPDMPGSLVIFGAGYGWDAHAGAKWLNRCTVHYWGDIDTHGFAILDQLRSRFAHVESLLMDGATLHAHQSAWGKEPNPVRHDLPRLTDQEKVIYDQLRDNDIQVDLRLEQEKVGFAWLQTALGKL